In the genome of Mycobacteriales bacterium, the window CATGGTCATGGCCAGCGACGCCGAGGTGCCACCGACCTGGGAATGCCGCAGCTGCGGCGTCGTGGCGCTGCTGCGCGACGGCGAGACGGTCGACCCGAAGGCCGCCAAGACCGCCCGCTCCCACTGGGACATGTTGCTGGAGCGCCGCTCGATCGCGGACCTCGAAGACGTGCTCAACGAGCGGCTGGCAGTGCTCCACCCCGCTCCGCGGTCGCGCAAGTCAGCCTGACATAACGGCGAGCGCGCCCGTCATGCGGGCGCGGGAACGTCTTCCTCGCTGACTGTCAACGCGAGGTCGAGAGTCACGGGGGGCTGGCGTCGCCGGACCAGCCACGCGGCGGCAACCAAGGCGCACAGCGCCGCCGCGGACAGGATCCACTCCGGCCAGGCGCCGACCCGGTCGGCGATGGTCAGCGGGTCGCGTAGCGGGACCCGCCGGTCGAGGATGCCAGGGGTGAAGACGCCGGTGCGGGCGAGCACCCGCCCGTCGGGGGCGATGATCGCGCTCACCCCGCTGGTCGCCGCGACGACGACCGCCCGCCCGCTCTCCACAGCACGAAGCCGCGAGATCGCGAGCTGCTGGGCGGTCTCTCCCCCGTCACCGCTGTCCCCGGCGTGTTCGTAGCTGGCGTTGTTGGTCTGGACCACGAGCAGCCGCCCGCCGCCGGTCACGGCCTGCCGCACCACGGCGTCGTCGGCCACCTCGAAGCAGATCGCGTCGGCGATCGTGATGCCGCCGATGCGCAGCACGCCCGGTTTCGTGCCGGGGACGAAGTCCTTGGCGATGAGGTCGAAGCGGCTGTTGATGCGGGTGAGCAGCGAGCGGAACGGCAGGTACTCCCCGAACGGCACGAGGTGGCGCTTGAGGTACATCTGGCCCGGACCGGTCGTCGGCGACCACACGATGCCGGCGTTTCGGACATGGTCGGGGCCGGGGCCGTTGATCACGGCACCGACCAGGATCGGTACGCCGACCGCCGCGACGGCGTCGTCGACCATCGCGCGGGCCAGCGGGTTCGTGCGCGGGTCCTGGTCGGAGGCGTTCTCCGGCCAGACCACGAAGTCGGGCCGGGCCCGGGAGCCGGCGGCGACGTCGTGCGCCAGCACCTGCGTCTCGTCGAGATGGTCCCTGGTGACGGCGTACTGCTGCGCGAACTCCTCGAGGCCGAGCCGCGGCACGTTGCCCTGCACCGCCGCGACGACCGCCGAGCTCGGCGCGCCGCCCGCCGA includes:
- a CDS encoding RNA polymerase-binding protein RbpA, whose product is MGERVLRGSRLGTTSYETDRNTDLAPRREVVYDCPSGHETRMVMASDAEVPPTWECRSCGVVALLRDGETVDPKAAKTARSHWDMLLERRSIADLEDVLNERLAVLHPAPRSRKSA
- the lnt gene encoding apolipoprotein N-acyltransferase, which gives rise to MALWTAFPPLGWWPVALLGVAGLTLTVRGRRLRSAAGLGMLAGLGMWVPTVSFLQPFGIEAWAAVAIIESLWYLALGPALALAGRLRWWPLACSLMWVGQEFLRDRWPFDGFPWARLAFGQANGPLVRLAAIGGAPLVTWAVAVGGSALAYLCLVRNRRAVLGLLAVGAVVAGPLAISLPTAGTSAGGAPSSAVVAAVQGNVPRLGLEEFAQQYAVTRDHLDETQVLAHDVAAGSRARPDFVVWPENASDQDPRTNPLARAMVDDAVAAVGVPILVGAVINGPGPDHVRNAGIVWSPTTGPGQMYLKRHLVPFGEYLPFRSLLTRINSRFDLIAKDFVPGTKPGVLRIGGITIADAICFEVADDAVVRQAVTGGGRLLVVQTNNASYEHAGDSGDGGETAQQLAISRLRAVESGRAVVVAATSGVSAIIAPDGRVLARTGVFTPGILDRRVPLRDPLTIADRVGAWPEWILSAAALCALVAAAWLVRRRQPPVTLDLALTVSEEDVPAPA